The Zingiber officinale cultivar Zhangliang chromosome 10A, Zo_v1.1, whole genome shotgun sequence genome contains a region encoding:
- the LOC122027808 gene encoding cyclin-D3-2-like, which translates to MGFLPLFDRLFCGEASSEAEGGGGEEMPPMMVSVGEEYWEEALSSLTAKEAESSPCLIAGGCSDSHLRAAREEAAEWIVRAASFQGFSALTALLAVTYFDRCFLSEAGGGGGELLRLHGDKPWMGRLATVACLSLAAKVEETRVPLLLDLQAPPPPEEAGYLFEPKTVQRMELLVLDALGWRMNPITALSYVHHLLAAASCGGGGGSAAFRKLASRSETALLVVVTDWRWVRHPASVWAAAALLHAAEWPEIHRRRLVSLLRAPKVATEECRQLMAAAMNGRKRKHQSSSSEMVGSCFSAGECSSGSWPPWASPVEAPPPNKKLNGGVNGDQRNY; encoded by the exons ATGGGATTTTTACCTCTTTTTGATCGGTTGTTCTGCGGAGAAGCGAGCTCAGAGGCGGAAGGCGGCGGAGGGGAGGAAATGCCGCCGATGATGGTCTCCGTAGGCGAGGAATATTGGGAGGAGGCGCTGTCTTCTCTGACAGCCAAGGAAGCAGAGTCCTCGCCCTGTCTCATCGCCGGCGGCTGCAGTGATTCCCACCTCCGGGCGGCGAGGGAGGAGGCGGCCGAGTGGATCGTCCGCGCCGCCTCTTTCCAAGGCTTTTCGGCGCTCACGGCGCTCCTCGCGGTGACCTACTTCGACCGGTGCTTCCTCTCCGAGGCCGGCGGCGGAGGCGGCGAGCTGCTGCGGCTCCACGGTGATAAGCCCTGGATGGGGCGCCTCGCCACTGTGGCGTGCCTCTCCCTGGCGGCGAAAGTGGAGGAGACCCGCGTCCCCCTGCTGCTCGATCTCCAGGCGCCTCCACCGCCGGAGGAAGCCGGATACTTGTTCGAACCGAAGACCGTTCAACGAATGGAGCTCCTGGTTCTCGACGCCCTCGGCTGGCGGATGAATCCCATAACCGCTCTATCCTACGTTCACCACCTTCTTGCCGCCGCCAGCTGCGGCGGCGGAGGCGGCAGCGCTGCCTTCCGTAAACTAGCAAGTAGATCGGAAACGGCCCTTCTTGTCGTAGTCACCG ACTGGAGATGGGTTCGACATCCAGCGTCGGTGTGGGCGGCGGCGGCGCTGCTCCACGCGGCGGAGTGGCCGGAAATCCACCGCCGCCGCCTCGTTTCCCTCCTCAGAGCCCCAAAG GTAGCCACGGAAGAATGCCGCCAGCTAATGGCCGCCGCCATGAACGGCCGCAAGCGCAAGCACCAATCCAGCTCCAGCGAGATGGTCGGCTCCTGCTTCAGCGCCGGCGAGTGCTCGTCGGGTTCATGGCCGCCATGGGCTTCCCCTGTCGAGGCTCCTCCTCCGAACAAGAAGCTCAATGGCGGCGTTAATGGAGATCAGAGAAACTACTAA
- the LOC122027773 gene encoding RPM1-interacting protein 4-like isoform X1, with translation MANAGTVPALPIVKYLPPPLPPLLEPLSVHPPLGSAPDAKHFPGYCLFMAQGGHVPRFGDWNQNAAYTTNFDTARKEKASGTTILSPYDPERMIELHKPGDLAVEPQYPKEGRHRDKHREFGGRNHELKANDDREEKKCKGRKQRDHRSVGEAGYSPSQSPVVQRRKVTAQQGGTGRQRATALPKFGEWDAADPNLAAGYTVIFNKVKEDKKAAAASTIPAFTPQPVFPPSHRSYHQKDHSFWSWMFPCLHSSLGNRSNELPNKAVSHPM, from the exons ATGGCCAATGCTGGCACGGTCCCCGCCCTCCCCATCGTTAAATACCTCCCTCCTCCGCTTCCGCCTCTCTTGGAGCCCTTGAGCGTTCATCCTCCTCTTGGTTCCGCACCAGACGCGAAGCATTTCCCCGGTTATTGTCTCTTCATGGCG CAGGGGGGCCATGTGCCACGCTTCGGTGATTGGAACCAAAATGCTGCCTACACAACAAACTTTGATACGGCACGCAAGGAGAAAGCTTCTGGTACTACCATTCTCAGTCCATATGATCCAGAGCGAATGATAGAGCTCCACAAACCTGGAGACCTGGCTGTAGAGCCTCAATATCCAAAAGAAGGCCGGCACAGGGACAAACATAGGGAGTTTGGCGGGCGGAATCATGAGCTAAAAGCAAATGATGACAGGGAGGAAAAGAAATGCAAAGGTAGAAAACAACGAGACCATAGGAGTGTAGGCGAAGCTGGATACTCACCTTCTCAGTCCCCCGTCGTGCAGAGAAGAAAAGTAACTGCTCAACAAGGAGGAACT GGTCGCCAAAGAGCCACCGCATTACCAAAATTCGGAGAATGGGATGCAGCAGATCCTAATTTGGCCGCTGGATACACTGTCATCTTCAACAAAGTTAAAGAAGACAAGAAGGCGGCAGCTGCAAGTACCATTCCGGCATTTACTCCTCAACCTGTGTTTCCGCCGAGCCACAGGTCTTACCACCAGAAAGATCATTCCTTTTGGAGTTGG ATGTTTCCATGCCTACATTCAAGCCTTGGAAACAGATCAAATGAATTACCAAATAAGGCAGTCTCTCATCCAATGTGA
- the LOC122027470 gene encoding DNA repair protein REV1-like, with protein sequence MATSRSSLSPWTATRSDPARTRNPREFGRRGAKKPPFAHPGSYMAVKSQKLREQFDASAVFRGRLGSGKGIFFGISIFVDGFTIPSSQDLRACMMTHGGRYENYFSRRSVTHIICSHLPDSKMRNFRAFSRGLPVVKPAWVIESVAANKLLSWVPYQLNELENGTHKQQKLSSFFTSKSVSNRRDEKTTIALSSLSTRRLLLLKNEKMNQLIVDEQGECSTYREAMFNGTEKFCEVEYEAPSINDMKEKHKGIEMGQSFACVNEVKLKEQLDNPYNGPCNQQQEGANEDNFQQIQTCTTSYSRPDDLHPDAHDDNHLDMIPQSLSQLDYSVLDQLPKELKADILASLPPHRIHHYPGNDPSTSEKDMPSNPDENPGNSNMSMWMGTPPSWVEKFQHSNCFVLNIMATQFARSDTNGLLSLTLQSLSPFLPSFSDLSSMESEEMICSLVELFKQYIKLKIESDIEELYVCSRILRRFATDFKFLFQVYDLILPTLQASISEYYGGNFSLPFDK encoded by the exons ATGGCGACATCAAGATCTTCGCTATCTCCGTGGACAGCGACCAGATCCGATCCCGCACGGACCAGGAACCCTAGAGAATTCGGTCGTCGCGGTGCTAAGAAACCCCCTTTCGCACACCCCGGAAG CTACATGGCGGTGAAAAGCCAAAAGCTTCGGGAGCAATTCGATGCTAGTGCGGTCTTCCGTGGCCGGCTCGGAAGCGGGAAGGGCATTTTCTTTGGTATCTCGATCTTCGTTGACGGATTCACGATCCCTTCCAGTCAG GATCTCAGAGCTTGTATGATGACTCATGGTGGTCGGTACGAGAATTACTTCTCGAGGCGCTCTGTAACGCATATCATTTGCAGCCATCTGCCTGACAGCAAAATGAGGAACTTCAG GGCATTCAGTCGAGGGCTTCCAGTTGTAAAACCTGCTTGGGTGATTGAATCTGTGGCGGCTAATAAGCTTTTGAGCT GGGTTCCTTACCAGTTAAATGAGCTTGAGAATGGGACTCATAAGCAACAAAAGCTGTCTTCCTTTTTTACTTCTAAGAGCGTGTCAAACCGGAGGGATGAAAAAACCACTATAGCTCTTAGTTCACTATCTACCAGAAGGCTGTTGTTACTAAAGAATGAAAAAATGAATCAGTTGATAGTTGATGAGCAAGGTGAATGCTCAACATATAGAGAAGCTATGTTTAATGGAACTGAAAAGTTTTGTGAGGTGGAATATGAAGCCCCAAGTATTAATGATATGAAAGAAAAGCATAAGGGAATAGAGATGGGACAGAGTTTTGCATGTGTGAACGAAGTAAAGCTGAAGGAACAATTAGATAATCCATACAATGGACCTTGCAATCAGCAGCAGGAG GGAGCAAACGAGGACAACTTCCAACAAATTCAGACTTGTACGACATCTTATTCGAGGCCAGATGATTTACACCCAGATGCTCATGATGATAATCATTTAGATATGATACCTCAGTCTCTTAGTCAGTTAGATTACTCGGTGCTTGATCAGCTACCTAAAGAATTGAAGGCTGATATCCTTGCATCACTGCCTCCACACAGAATCCATCATTATCCTGGAAATGACCCCAGCACTAGTGAGAAGGATATGCCCTCTAACCCAGATGAAAATCCTGGAAATTCTAATATGTCTATGTGGATGGGAACTCCTCCAAGTTGGGTTGAGAAGTTCCAACATAGTAATTGTTTCGTCTTGAACATTATGGCAACACAGTTTGCCAGATCTGATACAAATGGCCTTCTTTCTCTGACACTCCAGTCCTTGAGTCCTTTTCTACCTTCATTTTCTGACTTAAGTTCAATGGAATCAGAGGAAATGATTTGCAGCTTGGTTGAGCTTTTCAAGCAATATATTAAGCTGAAGATTGAATCAGATATCGAAGAGTTGTATGTTTGCTCTCGGATTTTAAGAAG GTTTGCAACAGATTTCAAGTTCCTATTTCAAGTGTATGACCTGATCCTTCCTACTCTTCAG GCTTCCATTAGCGAGTACTATGGGGGAAACTTTAGTCTTCCTTTCGACAAATAA
- the LOC122027589 gene encoding cytochrome c1-2, heme protein, mitochondrial-like isoform X1: MAAGRGIGQLLRKHLRFQSAIPALVSSQKQEEAFVSAGMKSLKAFALLGVGITGALSFASLASADEAEHGLPPSNYPWPHEGILSSYDHASIRRGHQVYQQVCASCHSMSLISYRDLVGVAYTEEETKAMAAEIEVVDGPNDEGEMFTRPGKLSDRFPQPYANEQAARFVNGGAYPPDLSLITKARHNGQNYAFALLTGYRDPPAGVSIREGLHYNPYFPGGAIAMPKMLIDGAVEYEDGTPATESQMGKDVVTFLSWAAEPEMEERKLMGFKWIFVLSLALLQAAYYRRLKWSVFKSRKLVVDAVN; the protein is encoded by the exons ATGGCTGCTGGAAGAGGCATTGGCCAACTCTTGAGAAAGCACCTTCGGTTTCAGTCAGCA ATTCCTGCTCTGGTGTCATCACAAAAGCAGGAAGAGGCTTTTGTATCAGCTGGCATGAAATCGTTGAAAGCTTTTGCGTTACTTGGAGTTGGGATTACTGGTGCTTTAAGCTTTGCATCCTTGGCATCTGCTGATGAAGCTGAGCATGGTTTACCGCCTTCAAATTATCCATGGCCTCACGAGGGCATCCTGAGTTCATACGATCATGCATC AATTCGGCGGGGCCACCAAGTTTATCAACAAGTATGTGCTTCTTGCCATTCTATGTCTCTGATCTCATATAGAGATCTTGTTGGCGTGGCATACACTGAAGAGGAGACCAAAGCAATGGCTGCTGAAATTGAGGTCGTTGATGGCCCCAATGATGAAGGGGAAATGTTCACTCGTCCTGGCAAATTAAGCGATCGGTTTCCTCAGCCATATGCAAATGAACAAGCAGCAAGGTTTGTAAACGGAGGGGCATATCCTCCAGATTTGAGCCTGATTACGAAG GCCCGACACAACGGACAGAACTATGCGTTTGCTCTTCTCACTGGCTATCGTGATCCTCCTGCTGGTGTTTCG ATTCGCGAGGGGCTCCACTACAATCCATATTTCCCTGGTGGTGCAATAGCCATGCCGAAAATGCTTATAGATGGCGCTGTCGAGTATGAGGATGGTACTCCTGCAACTGAATCCCAG ATGGGTAAGGATGTTGTAACATTTTTATCTTGGGCAGCCGAGCCTGAGATGGAGGAGAGGAAACTG ATGGGATTCAAATGGATTTTTGTACTCTCGCTTGCACTTCTCCAGGCTGCATACTACCGGCGGTTGAAGTGGTCAGTTTTCAAGTCGCGCAAGTTGGTCGTAGATGCTGTCAACTGA
- the LOC122027589 gene encoding cytochrome c1-2, heme protein, mitochondrial-like isoform X3 codes for MAAGRGIGQLLRKHLRFQSAEEAFVSAGMKSLKAFALLGVGITGALSFASLASADEAEHGLPPSNYPWPHEGILSSYDHASIRRGHQVYQQVCASCHSMSLISYRDLVGVAYTEEETKAMAAEIEVVDGPNDEGEMFTRPGKLSDRFPQPYANEQAARFVNGGAYPPDLSLITKARHNGQNYAFALLTGYRDPPAGVSIREGLHYNPYFPGGAIAMPKMLIDGAVEYEDGTPATESQMGKDVVTFLSWAAEPEMEERKLMGFKWIFVLSLALLQAAYYRRLKWSVFKSRKLVVDAVN; via the exons ATGGCTGCTGGAAGAGGCATTGGCCAACTCTTGAGAAAGCACCTTCGGTTTCAGTCAGCA GAAGAGGCTTTTGTATCAGCTGGCATGAAATCGTTGAAAGCTTTTGCGTTACTTGGAGTTGGGATTACTGGTGCTTTAAGCTTTGCATCCTTGGCATCTGCTGATGAAGCTGAGCATGGTTTACCGCCTTCAAATTATCCATGGCCTCACGAGGGCATCCTGAGTTCATACGATCATGCATC AATTCGGCGGGGCCACCAAGTTTATCAACAAGTATGTGCTTCTTGCCATTCTATGTCTCTGATCTCATATAGAGATCTTGTTGGCGTGGCATACACTGAAGAGGAGACCAAAGCAATGGCTGCTGAAATTGAGGTCGTTGATGGCCCCAATGATGAAGGGGAAATGTTCACTCGTCCTGGCAAATTAAGCGATCGGTTTCCTCAGCCATATGCAAATGAACAAGCAGCAAGGTTTGTAAACGGAGGGGCATATCCTCCAGATTTGAGCCTGATTACGAAG GCCCGACACAACGGACAGAACTATGCGTTTGCTCTTCTCACTGGCTATCGTGATCCTCCTGCTGGTGTTTCG ATTCGCGAGGGGCTCCACTACAATCCATATTTCCCTGGTGGTGCAATAGCCATGCCGAAAATGCTTATAGATGGCGCTGTCGAGTATGAGGATGGTACTCCTGCAACTGAATCCCAG ATGGGTAAGGATGTTGTAACATTTTTATCTTGGGCAGCCGAGCCTGAGATGGAGGAGAGGAAACTG ATGGGATTCAAATGGATTTTTGTACTCTCGCTTGCACTTCTCCAGGCTGCATACTACCGGCGGTTGAAGTGGTCAGTTTTCAAGTCGCGCAAGTTGGTCGTAGATGCTGTCAACTGA
- the LOC122027822 gene encoding DNA-directed RNA polymerases II, IV and V subunit 3-like — MASEKMLGGGASRTSYQRFPKVRIREMKDDYLKFELRDTDVSIANALRRVMIAEVPTVAIDLVEIESNSSVLNDEFLAHRLGLIPLTSDDAMTMRFSRDCDACDGDGQCEFCSVEFFLSVRCDSDQTMDVTSADLQSTNPRVCPVDVAIASAMSADPGGYESPEQKGILIVKLRRGQELRLRAIARKGIGKDHAKWSPAATVTFMYEPQIHINEELMETLTLEEKRSWVESSPTKVFGIDPNTQQVVVIDSEAYTYDDEVLKKSEAMGKPGLVEIYAKEDSFIFTIESTGAIKASQMLINAIDVLKQKLDAVRLQDEASDMNELTSHLGIQSI; from the exons ATGGCGAGCGAGAAGATGTTGGGCGGCGGGGCTTCGCGGACGTCCTATCAGCGGTTTCCGAAGGTGCGGATCCGCGAGATGAAGGACGACTACCTCAAGTTCGAGTTGCGGGACACCGACGTCAGCATCGCCAACGCCCTCCGCCGCGTCATGATCGCCGAGGTGCCCACCGTCGCCATCGACCTCGTTGAGATCGAGTCCAACTCCTCTGTCCTCAACGACGAGTTCCTCGCCCACCGCCTCGGCCTCATCCCTCTCACCAGCGACGACGCCATGACGATGCGCTTTTCCCGTGACTGCGACGCCTGCGACGGGGACGGCCAGTGCGAGTTCTGCTCCGTCGAGTTCTTCCTAAGCGTCCGGTGCGACTCTGACCAGACGATGGACGTCACCAGCGCCGACCTCCAGAGCACCAATCCCCGCGTCTGCCCCGTCGATGTGGCTATCGCGAGCGCTATGTCAGCCGATCCCGGCGGCTACGAATCCCCCGAGCAAAA GGGTATACTCATTGTGAAATTACGCCGTGGGCAAGAACTAAGACTTAGGGCTATTGCTAGAAAAGGGATTGGTAAGGATCACGCTAAATGGTCACCTGCTGCAACTGTTACATTTATGTATGAGCCACAGATCCATATAAATGAGGAATTGATGGAAACATTGACGCTTGAAGAGAAACGAAGCTGGGTTGAGAGCAGTCCTACAAAAGTTTTTGGCATTGATCCAAATACTCAACAG GTTGTAGTTATTGACTCAGAGGCTTATACATACGACGATGAAGTCCTCAAGAAATCTGAAGCTATGGGGAAACCAGGCCTTGTCGAGATTTATGCCAAAGAAGACAGCTTCATATTCACCATTGAATCAACAGGTGCCATCAAGGCTTCACAAATGCTCATCAACGCGATTGACGTCCTGAAGCAGAAGCTGGACGCGGTGCGCTTACAAGATGAGGCATCCGATATGAATGAACTGACTTCGCACCTCGGAATTCAGTCAATATAG
- the LOC122027773 gene encoding RPM1-interacting protein 4-like isoform X2, which translates to MANAGTVPALPIVKYLPPPLPPLLEPLSVHPPLGSAPDAKHFPGYCLFMAGGHVPRFGDWNQNAAYTTNFDTARKEKASGTTILSPYDPERMIELHKPGDLAVEPQYPKEGRHRDKHREFGGRNHELKANDDREEKKCKGRKQRDHRSVGEAGYSPSQSPVVQRRKVTAQQGGTGRQRATALPKFGEWDAADPNLAAGYTVIFNKVKEDKKAAAASTIPAFTPQPVFPPSHRSYHQKDHSFWSWMFPCLHSSLGNRSNELPNKAVSHPM; encoded by the exons ATGGCCAATGCTGGCACGGTCCCCGCCCTCCCCATCGTTAAATACCTCCCTCCTCCGCTTCCGCCTCTCTTGGAGCCCTTGAGCGTTCATCCTCCTCTTGGTTCCGCACCAGACGCGAAGCATTTCCCCGGTTATTGTCTCTTCATGGCG GGGGGCCATGTGCCACGCTTCGGTGATTGGAACCAAAATGCTGCCTACACAACAAACTTTGATACGGCACGCAAGGAGAAAGCTTCTGGTACTACCATTCTCAGTCCATATGATCCAGAGCGAATGATAGAGCTCCACAAACCTGGAGACCTGGCTGTAGAGCCTCAATATCCAAAAGAAGGCCGGCACAGGGACAAACATAGGGAGTTTGGCGGGCGGAATCATGAGCTAAAAGCAAATGATGACAGGGAGGAAAAGAAATGCAAAGGTAGAAAACAACGAGACCATAGGAGTGTAGGCGAAGCTGGATACTCACCTTCTCAGTCCCCCGTCGTGCAGAGAAGAAAAGTAACTGCTCAACAAGGAGGAACT GGTCGCCAAAGAGCCACCGCATTACCAAAATTCGGAGAATGGGATGCAGCAGATCCTAATTTGGCCGCTGGATACACTGTCATCTTCAACAAAGTTAAAGAAGACAAGAAGGCGGCAGCTGCAAGTACCATTCCGGCATTTACTCCTCAACCTGTGTTTCCGCCGAGCCACAGGTCTTACCACCAGAAAGATCATTCCTTTTGGAGTTGG ATGTTTCCATGCCTACATTCAAGCCTTGGAAACAGATCAAATGAATTACCAAATAAGGCAGTCTCTCATCCAATGTGA
- the LOC122027589 gene encoding cytochrome c1-2, heme protein, mitochondrial-like isoform X2 yields the protein MAAGRGIGQLLRKHLRFQSAQEEAFVSAGMKSLKAFALLGVGITGALSFASLASADEAEHGLPPSNYPWPHEGILSSYDHASIRRGHQVYQQVCASCHSMSLISYRDLVGVAYTEEETKAMAAEIEVVDGPNDEGEMFTRPGKLSDRFPQPYANEQAARFVNGGAYPPDLSLITKARHNGQNYAFALLTGYRDPPAGVSIREGLHYNPYFPGGAIAMPKMLIDGAVEYEDGTPATESQMGKDVVTFLSWAAEPEMEERKLMGFKWIFVLSLALLQAAYYRRLKWSVFKSRKLVVDAVN from the exons ATGGCTGCTGGAAGAGGCATTGGCCAACTCTTGAGAAAGCACCTTCGGTTTCAGTCAGCA CAGGAAGAGGCTTTTGTATCAGCTGGCATGAAATCGTTGAAAGCTTTTGCGTTACTTGGAGTTGGGATTACTGGTGCTTTAAGCTTTGCATCCTTGGCATCTGCTGATGAAGCTGAGCATGGTTTACCGCCTTCAAATTATCCATGGCCTCACGAGGGCATCCTGAGTTCATACGATCATGCATC AATTCGGCGGGGCCACCAAGTTTATCAACAAGTATGTGCTTCTTGCCATTCTATGTCTCTGATCTCATATAGAGATCTTGTTGGCGTGGCATACACTGAAGAGGAGACCAAAGCAATGGCTGCTGAAATTGAGGTCGTTGATGGCCCCAATGATGAAGGGGAAATGTTCACTCGTCCTGGCAAATTAAGCGATCGGTTTCCTCAGCCATATGCAAATGAACAAGCAGCAAGGTTTGTAAACGGAGGGGCATATCCTCCAGATTTGAGCCTGATTACGAAG GCCCGACACAACGGACAGAACTATGCGTTTGCTCTTCTCACTGGCTATCGTGATCCTCCTGCTGGTGTTTCG ATTCGCGAGGGGCTCCACTACAATCCATATTTCCCTGGTGGTGCAATAGCCATGCCGAAAATGCTTATAGATGGCGCTGTCGAGTATGAGGATGGTACTCCTGCAACTGAATCCCAG ATGGGTAAGGATGTTGTAACATTTTTATCTTGGGCAGCCGAGCCTGAGATGGAGGAGAGGAAACTG ATGGGATTCAAATGGATTTTTGTACTCTCGCTTGCACTTCTCCAGGCTGCATACTACCGGCGGTTGAAGTGGTCAGTTTTCAAGTCGCGCAAGTTGGTCGTAGATGCTGTCAACTGA